From a region of the Limibacillus sp. genome:
- a CDS encoding MBL fold metallo-hydrolase, with protein MRVTCLGSGSSGGVPLINGEWGACDPSNPKNRRRRASVLVEEEGRRLLIDTSPDLRNQMLDAGVERLDAVLITHDHADHTHGLDDLRAFAFRQGPIPSYMDAKTAESLRSRFGYAFASKNGDQGLYRAMIDDREITLEPFEAAGFTVRPFLQDHGYGQTTLGFRIGDFAYSTDVVALDEAAFSLLEGTRVWFVDCLQEKPHPTHSHREQTFEWIERVKPEQAVLMHMNHSMDYDALNARCPDGVEPGYDGLSIDL; from the coding sequence ATGCGCGTTACCTGTCTAGGCAGCGGCAGTTCGGGCGGCGTCCCCCTGATCAACGGGGAGTGGGGGGCCTGCGACCCCTCGAACCCGAAGAACCGGCGTCGGCGGGCCTCGGTTCTGGTGGAGGAGGAGGGGCGGCGCCTGCTGATCGATACCTCACCGGACCTGCGCAACCAGATGCTGGACGCCGGCGTCGAGCGTTTGGACGCGGTTCTGATTACCCACGACCACGCCGATCACACCCACGGCCTGGATGACCTGCGCGCCTTTGCCTTCCGGCAGGGACCGATTCCCAGTTACATGGACGCCAAGACGGCTGAAAGCCTTCGTTCAAGGTTCGGTTACGCCTTCGCATCGAAGAACGGCGACCAGGGGCTCTACCGCGCCATGATCGACGACAGGGAAATAACCCTGGAGCCCTTCGAGGCCGCCGGTTTCACGGTCCGGCCGTTCCTGCAGGACCACGGATACGGCCAAACGACGCTCGGCTTCAGGATCGGCGACTTCGCTTATTCCACCGATGTCGTGGCGCTGGACGAGGCAGCGTTCTCACTGCTGGAAGGCACCAGGGTCTGGTTCGTAGACTGCCTTCAGGAAAAGCCGCATCCGACCCATTCGCACCGCGAACAGACCTTCGAATGGATCGAGCGGGTCAAGCCCGAGCAGGCCGTCTTGATGCACATGAACCACAGCATGGACTACGACGCGCTCAACGCCCGGTGTCCCGACGGCGTAGAGCCCGGATACGATGGACTGTCGATTGATCTTTAA
- a CDS encoding TatD family hydrolase, which produces MLIDSHCHLDYLAKDQDVEALLERAKGAGVGGMVTISTRLSTFPEVLKIAKSHPDLCWCSVGVHPHHADEEGLSDPAQLVELAGDPAVVGIGETGLDYYYDNAPREDQQRSFRAHIAAARETGLPLIVHTRDADEDTVAILKDEYEKGAYPGLIHCFTAGPELAASVLELGFYISVSGIVTFKRSDELRETLSGVPLERLLVETDAPFLAPVPHRGKTNEPSYVGHTAAALAELKGVGAKELEETTTANFYKLFSKAAPPAQA; this is translated from the coding sequence ATGCTGATCGATTCCCACTGCCACCTCGACTACCTGGCCAAGGATCAAGACGTCGAAGCCTTGCTCGAACGGGCCAAGGGCGCCGGCGTTGGCGGCATGGTGACCATCTCCACCAGGCTCTCCACCTTCCCCGAGGTGCTCAAGATCGCCAAAAGCCACCCGGATCTCTGTTGGTGTTCGGTCGGCGTGCATCCTCACCACGCGGATGAGGAGGGGCTGAGCGATCCCGCCCAACTCGTCGAACTGGCTGGCGATCCAGCGGTCGTCGGCATCGGAGAGACCGGCCTGGACTACTACTACGACAACGCGCCGCGGGAGGACCAGCAACGCTCCTTCCGGGCCCACATCGCAGCGGCCCGCGAGACGGGACTGCCGTTGATCGTCCATACGCGCGACGCCGACGAGGACACGGTGGCGATCCTGAAAGACGAGTATGAGAAGGGGGCTTATCCGGGCTTGATCCACTGTTTCACCGCCGGCCCCGAACTGGCAGCGTCCGTCTTGGAGCTGGGGTTCTATATCTCCGTGTCCGGGATCGTGACCTTCAAACGCAGCGACGAGCTTCGGGAGACCCTGAGCGGCGTGCCGCTGGAGCGCCTGCTGGTGGAGACCGATGCGCCCTTCCTGGCGCCGGTCCCGCACCGCGGGAAGACCAACGAGCCTTCCTATGTCGGCCATACCGCCGCAGCGCTCGCGGAATTGAAGGGCGTCGGCGCCAAGGAACTGGAAGAGACCACGACGGCCAACTTCTACAAGCTCTTCTCCAAAGCCGCGCCCCCGGCGCAGGCGTGA
- a CDS encoding DUF1499 domain-containing protein has protein sequence MFDLKNLQRKPDSRSCLSAPKGWRNDSDRTSPVFPLPPEDLWVIWTQVTAHSKRIVESKLDPETMQSFHVQLTPTLRFPDEVRAEIVGLPDGSSSIAVYSQSRYGLYDFGVNRKRVDRWLERLDRRVMAYRRFQKRQKPALEEA, from the coding sequence ATGTTTGATTTAAAGAACTTACAGCGCAAACCTGATTCTCGGTCCTGTCTATCCGCGCCCAAGGGCTGGCGCAATGACAGCGACCGTACATCACCCGTATTTCCGCTGCCGCCAGAAGATCTTTGGGTGATTTGGACCCAAGTGACCGCCCATTCGAAGCGCATTGTCGAATCCAAGCTAGATCCAGAGACGATGCAGAGCTTTCACGTCCAGCTGACACCGACGCTGCGTTTTCCCGATGAGGTGCGGGCCGAGATTGTTGGCCTGCCGGACGGATCCAGTTCCATCGCCGTTTACAGCCAATCGCGCTATGGTCTCTATGACTTTGGAGTGAACCGGAAGCGGGTAGACCGATGGCTGGAACGGCTTGATCGCCGAGTGATGGCTTACCGTCGGTTCCAGAAACGACAGAAGCCGGCGTTGGAGGAAGCATGA